The following coding sequences are from one Triticum dicoccoides isolate Atlit2015 ecotype Zavitan chromosome 4A, WEW_v2.0, whole genome shotgun sequence window:
- the LOC119288573 gene encoding uncharacterized protein LOC119288573: MSNISPSFSAPTLLATSSSFRHFFPLGSTKKAKPVLPSTRPEPPMHRIDITHFINFKLDLAANNYAEWTRKFYAILAKYDCAHHVDHESDPRLQDAKWRNDDLTIVLWFYATICDELYQVVREPENTAYTVWDKLYTFFRDNQPGWAIHIREELSATEQGDMTVAAYCNRIKALADALDAGEPVSDDMWTLQMIRGLNNCFHVLATTLPMHRPFPTFIQARSMLLLEEINLNARDRAKGSSTITIGTNTGSNSTPGRSNNGNQGDRNAFSNTWPGQSAQPQQRPWMGYFAPWGAPFPLLRQPPHTQRAPQNARGVLNPRPSAPTQGYSLLNSMASIFMPSPPSRDQFSVIDRAPGNTRSTPPPTMTSTWTMPRNRM, translated from the coding sequence ATGAGCAACATCTCTCCTTCATTCAGCGCCCCCACCCTTCTGGCCACGTCCTCCTCCTTTCGTCATTTCTTTCCCCTCGGCAGCACCAAGAAGGCCAAGCCTGTCCTCCCCTCTACCCGTCCTGAGCCTCCTATGCACCGCATCGATATTACCCACTTCATCAATTTCAAGCTAGATCTCGCCGCAAACAACTACGCTGAGTGGACGCGGAAGTTCTACGCTATCCTCGCCAAATACGACTGCGCCCACCATGTCGACCACGAGTCTGATCCCCGTCTTCAAGATGCCAAGTGGCGCAACGACGATCTGACCATTGTGTTGTGGTTCTATGCTACCATTTGCGACGAGCTCTATCAAGTGGTGAGGGAGCCGGAGAACACCGCGTATACCGTTTGGGACAAGTTGTACACCTTCTTCCGGGACAACCAGCCCGGATGGGCCATCCACATCCGCGAAGAGTTAAGCGCCACCGAGCAAGGAGACATGACGGTGGCCGCCTACTGCAATCGGATTAAGGCCCTCGCCGACGCCCTCGACGCAGGTGAACCAGTTAGCGATGATATGTGGACATTGCAAATGATCCGAGGACTCAACAACTGCTTCCATGTGCTGGCAACTACTCTTCCCATGCACAGGCCTTTTCCTACCTTTATCCAGGCCCGTTCCATGTTGTTGCTGGAAGAAATCAATCTTAATGCACGTGACAGGGCCAAGGGATCCTCCACCATCACCATTGGCACCAACACCGGCTCCAACTCCACCCCCGGTAGAAGCAACAATGGGAATCAAGGCGATCGCAACGCTTTTTCTAACACCTGGCCTGGACAGTCGGCACAACCGCAACAACGACCCTGGATGGGCTACTTTGCGCCATGGGGGGCGCCCTTCCCGTTGCTGAGGCAGCCGCCGCACACTCAGCGGGCCCCTCAAAACGCCCGCGGCGTCCTCAACCCACGCCCATCTGCTCCAACTCAGGGATACTCGTTGCTCAACTCCATGGCATCCATCTTTATGCCGTCGCCTCCCTCGCGGGACCAGTTCTCCGTGATCGACAGGGCGCCCGGCAACACAAGATCCACCCCTCCTCCGACAATGACTAGTACATGGACTATGCCGCGTAATCGCATGTGA